One stretch of Nitratiruptor tergarcus DSM 16512 DNA includes these proteins:
- a CDS encoding 2-oxoglutarate ferredoxin oxidoreductase subunit beta, whose product MAFNYNEYLRTDKMPTLWCWGCGDGIILKSVIRAIDSLGWNMDDVCVVSGIGCSGRFSSYLNCNTVHTTHGRTVAYATGIKLANPDKHVIVVAGDGDGLAIGGNHTIHGCRRNIDLNFILINNFIYGLTNSQVSPTTPKGMWAVTTQYGNVDPTFDACELAKGAGATFIARETVTDPKKLEKMFIKGFQHRGFSFFDVFSNCHVNLGRKNKMGEAIQNQNWIDSITMSKAKYDKLPEEEKINYFPTGILHHVTDQMEYCDAYDLVIEAAQNKKKVDIPVQVKPF is encoded by the coding sequence ATGGCTTTTAATTACAATGAATATTTACGAACGGACAAGATGCCAACGCTTTGGTGTTGGGGATGTGGTGATGGAATTATCCTTAAATCAGTAATTCGAGCAATTGACAGTCTTGGTTGGAATATGGATGATGTATGTGTAGTTTCTGGAATCGGATGTAGCGGTCGATTTAGCTCATATCTCAATTGTAATACTGTGCATACCACACACGGACGAACCGTTGCCTATGCAACTGGAATTAAATTGGCAAATCCTGATAAACATGTGATCGTCGTAGCAGGTGATGGTGACGGACTTGCTATCGGTGGGAACCACACTATTCACGGTTGTAGAAGAAACATCGATCTTAATTTCATTTTGATCAATAACTTCATCTATGGTCTTACAAACTCACAAGTAAGTCCTACAACACCAAAAGGAATGTGGGCAGTTACTACTCAATATGGAAACGTTGATCCAACATTTGATGCATGTGAGCTTGCAAAAGGTGCAGGGGCAACTTTTATTGCAAGAGAGACTGTAACAGATCCAAAAAAACTAGAGAAAATGTTTATTAAAGGTTTTCAACACAGAGGATTTAGTTTCTTTGATGTATTTAGTAACTGTCACGTTAACTTGGGAAGAAAAAACAAAATGGGTGAAGCGATTCAAAATCAAAACTGGATCGATAGTATCACAATGTCAAAAGCAAAATATGATAAGCTTCCAGAAGAGGAAAAAATCAACTATTTTCCAACTGGAATCTTGCACCATGTAACAGATCAAATGGAATATTGTGATGCTTACGATCTTGTTATTGAAGCAGCACAGAATAAGAAAAAAGTGGATATTCCTGTTCAGGTTAAACCATTCTAA
- a CDS encoding 2-oxoglutarate synthase subunit alpha, translating to MAREVISSGNELAAKAAIDAGCRFFGGYPITPSSEVAHEMSVLLPRVGGKFIQMEDEIGGIAVALGASMSGVKSMTNTSGPGISLKAEQIGLGFMTETPLVITNVMRGGPSTGLPTRVQQGDINQAKAPTHGDYKSITFCPGSLEECYTEVVRAFNVAEELMTPVFVLLDETLGHMHGKAVLPDLEEVQASIVDRAKPDPSIPKEEFKPFDVPQDKPAVIPPMFQGYRFHLTGLHHGPTGFPTEDAEICQNLIERLHRKIDVRRKDLLDSYEEYMLDDAEWLIVAYGSVSRSAREAINRLRDQGVKIGMFRPITLWPSPEEKMKEIGERFPAEKILMPELNMGQYIDEVERVMKKRPVALNKANGRPISPAEIIEKLKEMGI from the coding sequence ATGGCAAGAGAAGTAATATCAAGTGGTAACGAATTGGCTGCAAAAGCAGCAATTGATGCAGGATGTAGATTTTTTGGAGGATATCCTATTACACCATCGAGCGAAGTAGCACATGAGATGAGTGTCCTACTTCCAAGAGTTGGTGGAAAATTTATCCAGATGGAAGATGAGATCGGTGGTATTGCGGTAGCACTAGGTGCTAGTATGAGTGGAGTAAAATCTATGACAAATACTTCAGGCCCTGGTATCAGTCTTAAGGCTGAGCAGATCGGTCTTGGTTTTATGACAGAGACTCCACTTGTAATTACAAACGTAATGAGAGGTGGTCCATCAACTGGTCTTCCTACTCGTGTGCAGCAAGGTGATATCAACCAAGCAAAAGCACCAACACACGGTGACTATAAATCTATCACTTTCTGTCCAGGTAGCCTTGAAGAGTGCTACACTGAAGTTGTGCGAGCTTTCAATGTGGCAGAAGAGCTTATGACTCCAGTATTTGTACTTTTGGATGAGACTCTTGGACATATGCATGGAAAAGCAGTGCTTCCAGATTTAGAAGAGGTACAAGCTTCGATTGTTGATCGCGCAAAACCTGATCCGTCAATTCCAAAAGAGGAGTTCAAACCTTTTGATGTTCCGCAAGATAAACCGGCTGTAATTCCTCCAATGTTCCAGGGATATAGGTTCCACCTTACTGGTCTCCACCACGGGCCTACAGGATTCCCAACTGAGGATGCAGAGATCTGTCAAAATCTGATTGAGAGACTTCATAGAAAAATCGATGTCAGAAGAAAAGATCTTCTCGATAGCTATGAAGAGTATATGCTTGATGATGCAGAGTGGCTCATTGTTGCGTATGGAAGTGTGAGTAGAAGTGCACGAGAAGCTATCAATAGACTTAGAGATCAAGGTGTAAAAATTGGTATGTTTAGACCAATTACACTTTGGCCAAGTCCAGAAGAGAAGATGAAAGAGATTGGTGAGAGATTCCCAGCTGAGAAAATCTTGATGCCAGAACTCAATATGGGTCAATATATCGATGAAGTAGAACGAGTTATGAAAAAGCGACCTGTGGCACTCAATAAAGCAAACGGTCGTCCAATCAGCCCAGCTGAAATCATAGAAAAACTCAAAGAGATGGGTATATAA
- a CDS encoding 4Fe-4S dicluster domain-containing protein produces MGLLKAPENTPVWVEENNCKACDLCVAYCPAGVLAMVPEPKTILGAMVKVVYPDSCIGCNDCELECPDFAIMVADRKEYKFAKLSKEAKERAEAIKKNHYMAREEDIKALCA; encoded by the coding sequence ATGGGATTATTAAAAGCCCCTGAAAACACACCTGTATGGGTTGAAGAGAATAACTGTAAAGCGTGTGACCTTTGTGTTGCTTATTGCCCAGCAGGTGTTTTGGCAATGGTTCCTGAGCCTAAAACTATTCTTGGTGCTATGGTAAAGGTTGTTTATCCAGATAGTTGTATTGGATGCAATGACTGTGAGCTTGAGTGTCCAGACTTTGCAATTATGGTGGCTGATAGAAAAGAGTATAAATTTGCAAAACTCAGCAAAGAAGCGAAAGAGCGAGCAGAAGCAATTAAGAAAAATCACTATATGGCTCGTGAAGAAGATATCAAAGCACTTTGTGCGTAA
- a CDS encoding heavy-metal-associated domain-containing protein — protein sequence MKKSFAVANIRCEGCANSIKKALSPHFSFIDVNLTKEPRIVTVELQNEADEEKFKEILIGLGYPLYDQKLSSMDKLGLKTKSFVSCAVGKFTLDKGE from the coding sequence ATGAAAAAAAGTTTTGCAGTAGCAAATATTCGATGTGAGGGGTGCGCGAATAGTATCAAAAAAGCGCTTTCTCCTCATTTTAGTTTCATAGATGTTAATCTTACAAAAGAGCCTCGAATCGTAACAGTTGAGTTGCAAAATGAGGCCGATGAAGAGAAATTCAAAGAGATATTAATAGGTCTAGGTTATCCTTTATATGATCAAAAATTATCCTCAATGGATAAATTAGGCCTCAAAACAAAAAGTTTTGTGAGCTGTGCAGTTGGAAAATTTACTTTAGATAAAGGAGAATAA